The following is a genomic window from Zalophus californianus isolate mZalCal1 chromosome 10, mZalCal1.pri.v2, whole genome shotgun sequence.
GGCAGAGGCAGGGCCCCAtggccctccctcctgctctcagcATCTCGGCCAGGGTTCAGTGGGGCGTCCCTGCCTTCCCCGGGAGCCTCTTCGGCCCAGCCCAGCATCCCCGTCCAGGGAAGCCTGATGGGCAGCCAAGCCCCAGGGGACTCGGAGCCCTGAAGCCTCCGCCAGCCGTCCCTTCCTCTAGCCGTCCGGGCGTTGAGGCCGGCCCAGGACTGGCTGATGGAGGCGCCCCGTGTGCAGCCCACACTCCCTCAcgggaagcaggaagcaggccAGGCGAGCGTGTCCTCCTGGAATTGAATAGCAGGAAGTCTCTCCATTTACACAAAGAAAGTTGGCAGATGTGCGCGGGTGGCCCAGCAACAGGGCCGGGACCGCTGGGCAGGCTGGGGCCTGGGCACCGCACCGGCTCCCAGGGCACACGCGGTGGCCTTGTGGGGCAAGGGAGCGCCCGCTAGGGCTGGGGgggggccctgccctcccccctggcTGACGGGCTGCCTGCCCCCGTTCACCGCAGCCCCCCATCAGCACGCCACGCCGCTCCGACTCGGCCATCTCCGTCCGCTCCTTGCACTCGGAGTCCAGCATGTCCCTGCGCTCCACGTTCTCGctgcctgaggaggaggaggaaccgGTAGGTGTGTCCGCCACGGCAGGGTGGCCCCCCAGTGACACGGCGGCTGCGGCGGCACCTTCCCCCTGGGCCTGGTGGGAGGGGGTGATGCGGCCTAGTCCCCCAGGCATGCTCTTTCCACATCTCGGCCCACGGGCTCCCCAGCACCGGCTTTGGGAAGTGAGGGAAGAGCCCATGGGGGGTCCCCGGTCCCCATCGCAGGTGGACAGGATGCGCCGACGGCCCAGGCCCCTCAAGCTCAGGTCCAGCCCCAGGCCTCAGCAGGCCCTTCTTGGGCCCCACCGCAGCTGAGGTTCCTTCCCCGCCTGCGTCTGTGCCCCCAGGCCCCACTCTCAGCCTGCCCTGCCCGGTTCTAGGAGCCGCTGGTATTTGCCGAGCAGCCCTCGGTGAAGCTGTGTTGTCAGCTTTGCTGCAGTGTGTTCAAGGACCCCGTGATCACCACGTGTGGGGTAAGGCCGCCCCGGGCCACCCTGCCCGGCCCTTCCGACCTGTGCACCCTCACGGGGCCAGGCGGGCTGCCGGCCCCTTTGGTGCAGAGCCTTGGCCCTGCAGGGGACACGGGTTGGGGGGGTGCAATTCCGTGGCCATGCTGCAAGCCCACCCATTGTCTCCACAGCACACGTTTTGTCGAAGATGTGCCCTAAAGTCAGGTAAGGCCCTCCCAGACCCAGGCCTGGCCACCTCATTACCCAGCTTGTGGGGGGTCCCTCCAGGGAGGTCCTAGCCCATGCCCAGCACCGATGGTGCCCCTGGTACGTGCTGGCTTCTCTCTAGTCTTGCCCCAGCAGCAGCCCCGGGTGTGTGCAGGCTGGGCTCCACACCTTGATGGGCAGAGCCGTGAGACCCACAGCTCAGGGGCCCCGGGGCTCTGCAGCTGCTGTCTCTGGCAAGAGCTGCCCTCGCTGTCACGGCTGCCCACCTCACTGTCCCAGGCCTTGGCGCCTGGGCCCAGGGCTGGTTCCTCTCCGTGCTCTGTTCCCagctccctccaccccatcccaGACTCCTAAGTCAGCTGAGAGGCTCCATCACCTCCTACACCCAGTGGTCACTCTTGGTGGCCCAGCTGTGCACCCCTCCTGTTTCAGGCACCTCAGCGGGGCAGGTAGATGGGGGGATCCACCCAGGGGGATCCACCGAGCATGTTCCAAGCCTGCCACACCAGGACTCAGTCTCCCACCCCAGCACAGCCCGGCCACAACGCTTTGAGCAGAGTTGCCAGGGCGGGGGGGTCGCCAGGTGGACCGTGGGGTCAGCATGTCCTCCCCTGCAGAGAAGTGCCCTGTGGACCACGCCAAGCTGACGGTGGTGGTGAACAACATTGCGGTGGCCGAGCAGATCGGGGAGCTCTTCATCCACTGCAGGCATGGCTGCCGGGCGGCAGGGGGTGGGAAGCCCCCCGTCTTTGAGGTGGACCCCCGAGGGTGCCCCTTCACCATCAAGCTTAGTGCTCGCAAGTAAGTGCCCCCCTCGTCCCCCACTCCTCATCCCCCAGGGGCACTGAGACCCGGTGCCTCTGGGGACTCAGCCCGCAGTGCCCTGCCCCCCCAAGGGACCACGAGAGCAGCTGTGACTACAGGCCTGTACGATGTCCTAACAACCCCAGCTGCCCGCCTCTCCTCAAGATGAACCTGGAGGCCCACCTGAAGGAGTGCGAGCACATCAAGTGTCCCCACTCCAAGTACGGGTGAGTGGGCGGGGGCGGGCGTGCGGGGGCTGCCCCGGGCCGGTGGTGGGCAGGCAGGAGGGCGGGGGCGGTGGCGGCTGGGCTGGCATTCACAGTCCCTCCTTCAGCAAACCTCTGTTGAGATCCGCTTGTGTGCTGAGCGCTGGGGACACAGCCAGGGTCCCCAGGGAGACGGACCCTAGCGGGAGCCACACCACCAGCTGTGTAATACAAACTGAGGTACAGGTGCCGCGAAGGAGAGACCTGAGCCCTCCAGGAGTGCAGAGGGCTCGGAGCGGTTGGGGAGCCGGGGGGTCAGGGACGGTGGGCCCTGAGGActcatgcatgtgtgcgtgtgaaCCAAGGAGCAGTGTGGGGGCCAACACGGGTGGAGGGGAGAGCCAAGGTGTGGCGGGCCCGAGAAGAAGCGGGACTGGGAGGCTGGCAACGGCTGTGGGAGAGCCCTTGAGCTTTGAGCAGGAGCAAAGTGACGAGATTTCCTTATAAAGCGGCCTGCTAGATGCTAAGCGGTGGCAGGACGGATGGGCGGGCCGCAGGCGTGGGGAGGATCGTGGCAGAAAAGTGGGACTCGAGAGAGATCCCGGGGCTAGCGGGGCTGGGGAAAGGGCCCTGCCAGGCAAGGAGATGAGCAGGTGGGCAGGGCGACTGTCCTGTCCCTCCAGGTGCACCTTCATCGGGAACCAGGACACCTATGAGACGCACCTGGAGACGTGCCGCTTTGAGGGCCTGAAGGAGTTCCTGCAGCAGACAGACGACCGCTTCCACGAGATGCACGTGGCGCTGGCCCAGAAGGACCAGGAGATCGCCTTCCTGCGCTCCATGCTGGGCAAGCTCTCAGAGAAGATTGACCAGCTGGAGAAGAGCCTGGAGCTCAAGTTCGGTGAGGGCATGCCCCAGAGAGGCAGGGTTGCAGCCCCTCTTCCTGGTCCCTGACGCCGTCTTCCTGGCCACTCAGATGTCCTAGACGAAAACCAGAGCAAGCTCAGCGAGGACCTCATGGAGTTCCGGAGGGATGCATCCATGTTGAACGTGAGCAGCAGATGGGGGCCAAgtgcagggggcggggcgggcggagGGGGGCACAGGACTGCCCCTCAGCTTGGGCCCCTGCAGGAGGCTTGGCCGCACTCGGAGTTAGGGGTCTGCCGGGGAAGGCTGCTGCTGCACCTGTGCTGTCCCGGCCCAGCCcggtctgggggcggggggcccggAGCCACACCCAGCGGGCCCTCTGCTCTTGGCCTTGGCAGGATGAGCTGTCCCACATCAACGCGCGGCTGAACATGGGCATCCTAGGATGTGAGTACGGGCCTGCTGCTGCCCCCACCACTGCCCCTAAGTGCCGCCAGGCCCTCACCAGTTCCCCCTGTGTCCGCAGCCTACGACCCGCAGCAGATCTTCAAGTGCAAAGGAACCTTCGTGGGTCACCAGGGCCCAGTCTGGTGTCTCTGTGTCTACTCCATGGGGGACCTGCTCTTCAGCGGCTCCTCTGACAAGACCATCAAGGTGAGTGGGGTCTTGCCTCGGGGGTGGGCACGCCTGCCAACCTCTGCCAGCCCTGGCCTGCCTGCAGGTGGCTCACCTtccagccccactcccaccctgctGCCCCGGCATTGGGCTGGCCCTGCGGGGACCCACGCAGCCCTGGTCTCTGCAGGTGTGGGACACGTGCACCACCTACAAGTGTCAGAAGACGTTGGAGGGCCATGACGGCATCGTGCTGGCTCTGTGCATCCAAGGGTGAGTGTGCACACGTGCGCCTCCCTGGCCACGGTGCCCACGCTGGGCCAGGCATAGGAGATCCCGTGGGCCAGGGGCTCGAGCCTGTGCGGCCACGTGTGTCCTCAGATGGCCGTGTGTGCCTGTCATGTGGGGCACCCTCACCCTCGAGCAGGGCTGGATGGCTAGGTGGAGGCACACGGGCCCTCCTGCTCTGAAGATGTACGTTCTCGACGTGTAGCCACGGCCCTGGGGTGCCTCGGGCACCTCGCTGGCCTGTAGCCAGAGCCCTGGGCACAGCTCAGGGAGAGGACCACTGAGTCGCCGGTCCCGCTACTCCCTCACCCCCAGGGTAGCCCCTTCTAGACCTTCCCTCCTGTCTCATGTCATGAGGCTTTACTTCGTGGGCGTGAGCGtgagagacggagagacagaCGCTCGTTCCCAGGAAGCAGCGGCTGACGGCCAACAGCGCTGAAGAGGGTCATTACCTCCTGGCTCACTGTCGGACGCTTgccaggcagggggtgggggctggactTCCAATCCCAAGGTTCTCTCGCCGGGACAGGAACGCCGAGGGCTCAAGGGGGCAGAGGTGGCCCTGGCGCCGGCCTGAGCTGCCGGGTCCTCTGGCTGCTGACCctcggcccggcccggcccagcGGCATCTGCCGCCCTGACCCCGTGGCCCCGCCCCCCAGGTGCAAGCTGTACAGCGGCTCGGCGGACTGCACCATCATCGTGAGTGGGGCTGCAGCGGGCACGCGGGCTCTGGGCACCCCGGGCGTGCCGCCCTGCTGGGGCCTGAGGCTTTCTGTCCTCCTTCCTGCCAGGTGTGGGACATCCAGAACCTGCAGAAGGTGAACACAATCCGGGCCCATGACAACCCGGTGTGCACGCTGGTCTCCTCACACAACATGCTCTTCAGCGGCTCCCTGAAGGCCATCAAGGTCAGGCATGGCACTGTGTGTACACGGGGCAGGGGGGCATCAAGGTGCCGGCTACGTGCCCCCAAGCCCATGCTCATGGCCATCCCCACAGGTCTGGGACATCGTGGGCACTGAACTGAAGCTGAAGAAGGAGCTCACAGGTCTCAACCACTGGGTCCGGGCCCTGGTGGCCGCCCAGAGCTACCTGTACAGCGGCTCCTACCAGACAATCAAGGtaggcccggggcggggggttcCTGTGGGGAGACCCCTCCGTCACCACCCAGGCCTGCTCCAGGGGTACCCCGCCTCCACTGCCCCCTCACTGCTGGGGCAGAGAGACCCTCACACGCTTCCTAAGGGGACGGGTGGGCTGCTCACAATGTCCAAAGCCTCCGAGGCCCTGGGGGTGAGGTGCCCGGCCTGGGACCAAGTGGCCTGAGCTTGTCCGTAGATCTGGGACATCCGGACCCTCGACTGCATCCATGTCCTGCAGACATCTGGCGGCAGCGTCTACTCTATTGCTGTGACGAATCACCACATCGTCTGTGGCACCTATGAGAACCTCATCCACGTAAGGCGGGCGACTAGGGCCGGGCCTCCCTCTgggcccctgtccctcccccatctgTGGCTCTGACCTGCCTGGGCCACTCCGTCAGGTGTGGGACATCGAGTCCAAGGAGCAGGTGCGGACCCTAACGGGCCATGTTGGCACCGTGTATGCCCTGGCAGTCATCTCAACGCCAGACCAGACCAAAGTCTTCAGCGCGTCCTATGACCGGTCTCTCAGGGTGTGTGCTGGCCTAGCGCCGGTGGGAGGCTGCGGGCGGGCGGCTGGTCTGGCTGGGCGCTTACACTCCGTGTGCCCCCAGGTCTGGAGTATGGACAACATGATCTGCACGCAGACGCTGCTGCGTCACCAGGGCAGTGTGACTGCGCTGGCTGTGTCCCGGGGCCGGCTCTTCTCAGGCGCTGTGGACAGCACTGTGAAGGTCAGGCCTTCCCGGGGGGGCTGTGCACCtgcagcagggggcaggggcggaGGAGCTAGAGGCCCTGGGCAGGGGGCACTGGAGGGCAAGTGTGCATGGCAGGTGGTGGTAAGGCAGTGTGGCTAAAGGGGCACCTGAAACAGAGCCCTTCCTCTGCAGGTTTGGACATGCTAACAGAGTGCAGGCCCGTCTTGGCTTCCTCTGCGGCCTCCCAGGCCGGTCCCAACCAGGCTGGCCATAGGAGGGGTCTGGGGGGTGGTCCCTGCCTGCCCTGTGGGGACAGGCAGACAGGCTCACCTGGCCAGGCAGTGCCCTCCCCGCCCGGCGAGCCTCCTTCTGCTTGGCCTTGTGATCGTCGTTGCCAGGACAGTGCCCAGCCCCTCTCTCTGGGTGCCAGGTACGATGCTCGCCCGGcccaccctccatccccaccccagatGGGACTGTGGGCCTTTTTACTCACCTTTTCTACTGTTTTTAGACTGTATATAGATTTGATTACTTCCTGATTGAAATAAAAGCTGCACAGACTGTGGCTGTGAGTGGGGACAGTCCTTGGGTTGTCGGAGAGGCCACCGGAGAAGGCTGGTGTGCACGGGCACCGGCAGCCAGCAAGtgggaggcggggcggggccaCAAAAGGGCTCCTCCTGCCAGCCCCAGAGTGTGGCCCTCTTGGTGACTCCTCCCTGCCAGGAACAAGCTAGATTCCCACTCTCCCCAACACACATCCCCAAGAAGTGAGCCAGGCAGCTCTGTTTTCTGCTGTTTATTTAGACAGCTGACAGCAGCTCCCTGCCCGGAACCCCCCTCCCCATTTGCTGGAGCCCCAGCCTGGGCCACCCACTAAAGAGAGACCAGGCGCACCCACCTGGGGAAGTGTCAGGGCATGACAGTTGGAAGGGGCCCCACACGCCCAGATGCCACCTTGGCCGATCCCCTCTGCCCGCCCGCATCACAACCGCTGGTTTTCGGCGttgttaaatctattttttttttttttttaagaaatgtcaaAGTTGTGCCCAACACACGTGGATCAGCAAACACAATAGAGGAGGCCAGTCAGTACTTTttggaaaggggagaaagaggagagagggcaaGAACGACCACACGACACAGCCTGGGACCATGAGCAGAAGCGTCCGCGGGAACTTGGAtgggggagggccctggggagggagggtcaggcaCACCCTCACACGTGCCACACGCAGCCTGGCATGCATGCCCTGCACCCACCGCCGTCACCTGGCTGGTGTGCCCACGTTGCACACACAGCTCCCCCAAAGCTCAGGCGCACCTCCCACCAGCaccccaggagagcagggagccctctccACTAGCTCCATGGTGTGGAGGACACAGCCCAGCAGCAAGCAAGGCACATCCTTCGAGTTCTTCAGACGCAGAGAAAAGttaggagagagagggaggggaggcccTAGCGGAGCATGGACCCTCCCAGACCCCAGCCTCCTGTTTGTGCTACTGGGCCAGAGGTCctggacagagagagggaacgaTGGACAGACGGCCAGGGCCTCTAACAGCTTTTGTCTTGAGCTAGACTTCAGTGTCCTTACAgttggtaaatggttttctatagaatcaataatattttttctttctttaaatatatatttgttaaagttatacctttttgtttctctggggaaATCTGCCTCAGCTCATTCCCAATAAATACTCTCGATAGCTTATATTCTGGGGGTACAGTGGGGCAGGGGCgcaaccccagccccagccccttgtGCTGCGCTGGAGCGGTGGGCGGAAGTCCCCAATGggcagctctgtgctgggcataggCCTGTGTGCTCTGCCACAGATTGGGGAGGGGGCCAAATTGGTTGCCCACCTCCCGCCTCCCGCCCGGGCAGGCCCTgcctgggctcagggcagggggCCAGGGCTGCCCCTCCTGCACCCACAGCAGTCAGAGCTTGGCATGGGTGGGCAGGTGGCCCAGCAGTTATTGCACGGGGCGCAGCAGACAGGAACGGGCACCCACCGGGCAGCAGCGTTTACCCAGAGCCCTTGGGTCCCCTGGCCAGGCAGTCCTCCAGGCCGGCTCTCCGGCCTGGGCCCAGGGGCAGGAGTTGTGCTTGTGCAGGGGACGTCCGGGCCGTCCCCTGCGCCTGGCCGCCATCGGCTGGCCGCCCTGCCCGCTCGCGCTGCGCCCAGAGGTGCCCACCCTGAGGTAAAGGTCAGTGTGCGGGCCCAGGCCCCGGCGGCGCGGGCGGGCCCGACGTGCTCGGCCGCGTCACTCCAGCATGGCGTCCAGCTGGTCCGCCAGGTCGTCGAACATGCTGCCGATGTCGTCCAGTATGCTGCCGGCGCTCTTCTCCTCCGCGGACAAGGAGCTAGGGGCGGGCGCGGCGTGAGCGGGCAGCGCGGGCGCGGCACACTCCGCCGCgacccctctgcccccagccccaccccaccccccacccctggcacgGCTCGACCCCATCCCCGCCGCCCCGGGCCCCGCCCGGCACGACCCGACCCCGCTCCGCTGCCCCGAGCCCCTTCCCGCACGGCTCAACCCCAGCCCTCGCCCCACACGGCTCAACCACGTCCCTCTGCCCAGCTGCACGAGGCCGGGTCCCGCCCCCGCTGCCCCGGGCCCCACCCCGCACGACTCGACTCGGTTCCCGCGGCCTACCCGCAccgccccgggccccgccccacACGACccgtccccgcccccgccccctgccccgggTCCAGCCTCTCGCGGCTCGACCCCTGTCCTCGttgccccaggccccgccccgcaTGGCTCGATCCccgcccctgcctctgcccccctccacagggcccgccccgcccccgccccgcacgACTCGTCCCCGTCCCCGCCGACCGGGGCCCCGCCCTCGACTCCAGCCTGTGGAGCTGCAGCCTCGCAGCGCGCGCGGGCTAGAGCGGCGCGCAGACCCGGTTCCCCGGCGAAGCCTGCCCCGCACCTACCGTGCGCCCTGCGCGTCCTCCTGCCGGATCTTTTCTTCTACGGCTTGCAGCGCCGCCGCCAGGCACGCGCTAgtctcctccagcttctgccGGGCGCTGTCTCCCGGCGAGGCGCCGTCGGGCGCGGCAGGGGGCccggctgcggctgcggctgcggctgcgcGTGGAGGCTTGGCGGGCACGTGCAGCGCGGGCGCGCCGGGGGACGGGGGCTTGGCGGGGCTGGCGCTTAGTGAGGGCGGCGTGCTGGCCGGCTTGGCGAGGGCGGCGGGCGGCTGGCGAGCCGGCGAGGGCGCGGGGGACGGGCTGGCACTGCCCGACTGCAGCCCCGCCGCGGCCTTGGCCGGCTTGGGCGCcgtgggcggcggcggcggcttgGGAGACACGGGCGGCGGCGTGCCATGGGCGCGCTTCACCTCTGCGGGGAGGAGGAGACTCGCACCGGGGGCGTGAGGCGGCGCTAGGCGCGCGCTGCCCATCCCGGCAGGAGCCCTGCGGCAGCGCCCCACCTCGCCCCCGGGAGCGGAGACACCGCGGTCGGCACTGTGGGTCCGGCCGCGGCCCCGGCCCCAGCGCCCCCCTGCCCCTCCGACCCCAGGCTCTCCGCAGCCGCCAGGGGCGCGCTTCCCTATGCATACCTGCCCGCGTCACCGCTTCCAGACCCCTACCCCCGTCCCCCTTCAGGTGTGGCCTGCTGCAATCATTGGCCCTTGGGTTGATTGAATACCACAGGGCCTTTGACCTCTGATCCTTCTGCTTGGAAGCCCGCTCCCTCCCTCTTGTGCTGAGGTCACTCTCCAGCCTGGTCAGAGTTCTTCATGACCCAGCATCGTGCACCTGTCCTCCCTCCACAGGTGCTGTTATCCACGGGTTTCTGTGCCTCCTTCACTGAGCAAGGGGACAAACGTCCACCCTCCTCCCAGTTCTGGGCCAGCAGAGTTGTCCAGTGGGTGGGTGGCTGAGAGGGTCTGAGGGCACTTTCCCACCCCATTCCTGATGGCCTCGCTCAAATCCAAGACGAGGAAAATCCCTCAGAccatggagtggggaggggccctTCCCCAGCTGGCTCCCGCACCTACCTGGGCTGCCAGGACCTGGCAGCGGCACCTTCTTGGAGGCAGGCGTGGGTGAGCCCTGGATCTTGGGCACAGGCTGAGCCAACACGGGCTTGGGAGAGACTGGCGGCTTGGCTGGCTTCCGGGTATCGGTGtctggcgggggcagggggggaaggTGCAGCAGGTCGGAGGGTGGGGGTTCTGcaggcggcggtggggggggcagcTCCGGGGGCCCAGCCTGCTCAGAGGTGGGTCTGCGGCGCACGGTGCCTGTGCCGTTCTGGTAAACGGACAGTGTCGGTGGTGGCTCGGGACCTGCTTCCCGCTCTTTGGCCTTGGGCCGGCGCTTGACCGTGTCAGACTCAGTCAGGATGAACTTGACGTTCTCCTGCTGGCTCTGCTTGGCTCGGATGCGCCTTTTGAGCGTGGCACTGGCCTCCACCCTGGCCAGGGGCGGGCCCTCTGCACTCGCCTCACCCTTGGCTGGACCTCGAGACCGCTGCCGGGTGGCCCCATCCTCCACAAAGTGGCCATGATCTGCAGGCCCCCCTGACTCCCCAGGCCCCCGGCGGGCAGTGGCCAGAAGTCCCGTGACGGGCCCGCTGAGCGTGCGGCGCCGGTTCACCACCTCACCGTCAGGCCCGATGGCTTCCTTGTGCTTCACTGAGGCCAAAACTGTGGCTACCCGGCCTGGCTCCGGGCTGGCAGGGCGAGGCGTGGGGTGGCCCTCCGGGGGCCTGCGGGCCGCTCGGCCCCCGCCCCCGATGGAGGACAGCTCTAGCATGGCTGCGATGCTCTTCACGCTGCCAGCGCTGCCTGTGTCCACGCTGCCGGCCAGGTCACTAGCCCGCCGGCGCTGTGCCCGCACCCCCAGCCGGCCCTCCTCAGTCCCAGCCCCCTCCATCTCAGCATCCGGCACCGACTCGTCGGCCAGGTTGGCGCTGGCCATGGCAGAGCTGGAGCGcttgggcgggggcgggggcggccccTTTTTTCGGGGCCGCACGGCAAAGGACTGGCTGCGGTTGACGTTCTTGTCGGTGCCGGCAGGCGCTCGCACCGAGTGGCTCCGGCCCACACGCCGCTGGACGGTGGCATAGGGCCCCGCGGCAGCTGGCACCAACAGCTCGTCCCGCTCTGGCTCACTGTCGGACGCTGCATAGCGATTCAGGCTGTGGGCACGCTTCTTGGGCCGCCCTGGCTCCACGTCGGCCTCCGGAGGCAGGCACAGTGTGGGCACGGGTGGGGGTGCGGCTGCAGGTGCAGGCCCGGGAGCAGCTGACCCTGCATCGCTCTCCACGGGCTGGGGTAGCACGTAGGCAAAGCCACGGTGCGTGGGTGACTGAGGCAACGAACGGGGTGACATGGGTCGCTCTGTTGGTGGCAGCAGCTGTGGGGTGGGCTTCACCTTGGCTGTGGCTGGGGTGGTACCATGAGGTCCCCCCAGGGCCTGAGGGGAGCCCGGCTGGGCTTTAGTGGGTGTCTGAGGGGGTGTGAAGTGGCCGGCACCTGGCGGAAGGACCTGCCGCGGTTTGCCTGGCACTGGGGGCACACTGGCCCGCTTGACACTGTGGCCATGGCGGCTGGGCCGGGTCTCCTTGGGTGGGGTGCCGGGGGCCAGCCCCTCATCCAGCAGGTACTCCTGGCTTCGTGACATGGGGCTGCCAGGCCCGGGGGGCCCATCACCCAGCAGCTCTTGAGAGCTGCTCATGTGCCGAGCCTGTCCACCCAGGCTGGGCTCCTGCCGCACGGAGGCCCTCGGCGTGGGGGGCAGGTGGTTGGAGGGCTTCTCGGCAGTGGTGGCGGCGGTGGCCCCCTCTGCCGGGCCGGTCATGGCAGCCTGCAGCTCACCACTGAGTTCGCTGTCCTGGAAGGTGGTCATCTTAGGAGACTGGCATTCAGCCGGGGCTGGCTCAGGCGGGGTTGGCGACTCAATGGCCATCACTTCGAGTGACTGTGGGGCCTTCCGGCGCAGGGGTCCCCCCTCGTACTTGGCATACTCTGCCTTCTGCAGCTCCGCCAGTTTCCTTACCGCCAGCATCAACTTCTTCTGGTGTCCTGCGTGGGGCACGGGGCAGGTCAGGCccaggaggggagcagggacCGGGAGACAGAGGGGGCCAGGGCCAGCGCCTCACCCAGCTTAGTGATGCCAATCTCCTGCAGGTCCTCCCAGGTGATGTCGGTGATGAAGTCGATGTTCTCGTAGCCGTTGTCCACCAGCACCTTGTAGTATTGGGCCAGGCCAATCATGGACAGCCACACTGCCAGGTTCGCCTGGGGAGCAAGAGGGCACAGAGGGCAGCCCGAGCTGGCTGGCCACACCCTGCTCACTGTTCAGAGCTTTCGGGGGTAGGGGCACCGGGCCAGCCTGGCACAGACAGACAGAAGGACAAATGGACAGGCCAGAGGTGTCAGCTTTGGAGACAGCGCAACCTCAGTAGGAACCCAAGGCCAGCTCACACGCCTGTGCAAACACacgtaaacacacacacacagggacgACCCTATCCTCAGGACaccatttgggggaggg
Proteins encoded in this region:
- the TRAF7 gene encoding E3 ubiquitin-protein ligase TRAF7 isoform X2, with translation MSSGKNARYNRFSGGPTNLPTPDVAAGTRMETTFGPAFSAVTTITKADGTSTYKQHRRTPSSSSTLAYSPRDEEDSMPPISTPRRSDSAISVRSLHSESSMSLRSTFSLPEEEEEPEPLVFAEQPSVKLCCQLCCSVFKDPVITTCGHTFCRRCALKSEKCPVDHAKLTVVVNNIAVAEQIGELFIHCRHGCRAAGGGKPPVFEVDPRGCPFTIKLSARKDHESSCDYRPVRCPNNPSCPPLLKMNLEAHLKECEHIKCPHSKCTFIGNQDTYETHLETCRFEGLKEFLQQTDDRFHEMHVALAQKDQEIAFLRSMLGKLSEKIDQLEKSLELKFDVLDENQSKLSEDLMEFRRDASMLNDELSHINARLNMGILGSYDPQQIFKCKGTFVGHQGPVWCLCVYSMGDLLFSGSSDKTIKVWDTCTTYKCQKTLEGHDGIVLALCIQGCKLYSGSADCTIIVWDIQNLQKVNTIRAHDNPVCTLVSSHNMLFSGSLKAIKVWDIVGTELKLKKELTGLNHWVRALVAAQSYLYSGSYQTIKIWDIRTLDCIHVLQTSGGSVYSIAVTNHHIVCGTYENLIHVWDIESKEQVRTLTGHVGTVYALAVISTPDQTKVFSASYDRSLRVWSMDNMICTQTLLRHQGSVTALAVSRGRLFSGAVDSTVKVWTC
- the TRAF7 gene encoding E3 ubiquitin-protein ligase TRAF7 isoform X1, producing MSSGKNARYNRFSGGPTNLPTPDVAAGTRMETTFGPAFSAVTTITKADGTSTYKQHRRTPSSSSTLAYSPRDEEDSMPPISTPRRSDSAISVRSLHSESSMSLRSTFSLPEEEEEPEPLVFAEQPSVKLCCQLCCSVFKDPVITTCGHTFCRRCALKSEKCPVDHAKLTVVVNNIAVAEQIGELFIHCRHGCRAAGGGKPPVFEVDPRGCPFTIKLSARKDHESSCDYRPVRCPNNPSCPPLLKMNLEAHLKECEHIKCPHSKYGCTFIGNQDTYETHLETCRFEGLKEFLQQTDDRFHEMHVALAQKDQEIAFLRSMLGKLSEKIDQLEKSLELKFDVLDENQSKLSEDLMEFRRDASMLNDELSHINARLNMGILGSYDPQQIFKCKGTFVGHQGPVWCLCVYSMGDLLFSGSSDKTIKVWDTCTTYKCQKTLEGHDGIVLALCIQGCKLYSGSADCTIIVWDIQNLQKVNTIRAHDNPVCTLVSSHNMLFSGSLKAIKVWDIVGTELKLKKELTGLNHWVRALVAAQSYLYSGSYQTIKIWDIRTLDCIHVLQTSGGSVYSIAVTNHHIVCGTYENLIHVWDIESKEQVRTLTGHVGTVYALAVISTPDQTKVFSASYDRSLRVWSMDNMICTQTLLRHQGSVTALAVSRGRLFSGAVDSTVKVWTC